The Oscillatoria sp. FACHB-1406 genome includes the window CCTATAACGGGTGAATGTGTAAGAACATTAGAGGGACATACAGGTAAAGTTAGAGCCGTAACTTTCAGTCCGGATGGGAAAACTTTAGCAAGCAGCAGCACTGATTTTACAATTAAGCTCTGGGATATAGCGAGTGGTAGTTGTTTACAAACATTGGCAGGTCATACTCATAGAATACGCTCTATTGCTTTCACTTCGGATGGAGAAACTTTAGTAAGTGGCAGTTACGATTGTACGGTTAAATTGTGGAAAGTACAGACGGGAGAATGTCTCAAAACTATAGAAGCGCATAGCAATCCTGTAAGAGCAATTGCCATAGCACCCCAGACGAATATTTTAGCAAGTGGTAGCGACGATCGCACAGTCAAGTTTTGGAACTTAGAAACCGGAAAAATTCTCAAAACTGTACGGGGACGATTGAGTTCTATCCGAACTCTAGTCATCAATTCAGAAGACACAACAATTATTACTGGAGACGAACAAGCGATTATCCGATTTTGGGATATCCGTAAGGGACAATGTTTTAAAACTCTAATCGGTCATAAAAGTAGAGTGCAATCAATTGCTCTTAGCTCAGATGGAAGAATGCTCTTAAGTGGAAGCTACGATCGAACAATACAACTCTGGAATCTACAAAGTAAACAACCTGTTAAAATGTTGTGTATAGATGGTTGCTCTGTCAATTCATTAGTCCTTAGCCCTGATAATTCTTTTCTTACTGTTGGTAGTGGTCATCGAGGATTTACACTGTGGAATCTCAAGAATGGTATTGGAGAATGTTGGATTAGCTTAAAAGAAGATAAGGAACAGGGACATACAGATTGGATTTGGTCGATCGCGATTTCTCCCGATGGTAGAATCTCAGCTAGCGGTAGCGAAGACCGAACAGTAAAATTATGGGATATTTCCCAAAAGATCTGCTTGATGACGTTGAGGGAACATACCGAAAGAATTTTATCAGTAGTTTTCAGCCCTGACGGAACAATTCTAGCTAGCGGTAGCGACGACAAAACTATCAAACTTTGGAATCCGCAGACGGGTCAATGTATCAAAACTTTAAGCGGACATACGCGCGGAATCAGTTCGATTATCTTTAGTTCCGATGGCTCAACTTTAATGAGTGGCAGTCAGGATTCTCTGATTAAAATCTGGGATATTGCAACGGGAGAATGCCGAGCGACATTGCACGGACATACGAATATGGTAAGCGCGATCGCGCTCTGCTCGGACGATCGCACTTTAGTCAGCGGTAGCTTTGATGAAACCCTGAAGGTTTGGGATATCGAAACGGTACAATGTTTAAAGACAATGAGTAATAAATCTTATGCAAACCTGAATATTACAGGAATTAAAGGATTGAGCAATGGTGAAATTGCAGACCTAAAAGCTTTGGGCGCAACAGAAAACTTATCTGACGAGATACAGATCTAATAGTAAAGCTAAACTTCAACTAAGGCAGAATGCTCTGCAATGAACTGCCGCAATTGAGGATATTCTGGCTGCGCTGCGTAAATTATAATATTGCTATCGAGTAACACTATTCAAGACCTTCAAATAGTACGCGATCGCGCCTAGTTTCTCGCTGCCATGCTACCGGATCGTTAATAGAACTTGCATCAGCAATTTCAGCCAATTTTTTCAAAGCTTCAACCATTTTAGCTCCTTGAGATTTCCGCTCTGAGCCAGAGACTTCTTCAAGGACAGTCACATGAACTTTAAAGATACGCTCTTGGGATCCCGGTTGCTCGTCAATCCATTCCAAACGATCTCCTTTTAAAACAGCAGCATAGGGGGTCAGTATCTTGTCGATAACTCCAGATCGATATCGACAATTATAGCGCTACTTGATACGTGAAGGTACGTTTCTAAAGGCTGAAAGTTCTAGCTGGTGGGCGCTGCCCATCCTACAAAATGTTTGCTTTGCATAAAATCAAAAGTAGGGTGTGGAGCGCGAAGCGTAACGCACCGTTATCCTGAGAATTGAGGAAAGTTGATTCTAGGCAACGCAATCTTAAATTGGTATGAGTTTTGTGAATTAAAATTTGTAATTGTACCTTATAACTGCAATTAACAATCTCATACAAATAATTTGCTTAAATGTACGATGAAAGAGTTGGCAATCTAGATAAAGTAAATTCAATGCTTACAAATACCGCTGTTTAAAAAAGTAAAACGGACTCAAGGCGCGACTCCAATAAATTTGTAACTCGCATTTTGCAACTAAATCAGTTTTAAGTTTGCGGCGATTTTTGAGATAATAAGACGCAGCTTTTAGCCAATTTCCAAGGACGGTACGCGCTAAAAGGGCGGGCTGCTCTGTCGGGCTTGCTTGCAGCAAACGCAGGGGATAAAAGCACAAACAAGAGCCGTGAATTAAGGAGAGTAAATAGTCTTCGCTGAGTCGGCTTGCTGGAATTTTATGATCGAGGTGGAGGTTAGGAGCGTACCAAATTTCCCAACCGGCTTTGTGCATATAAATCAACGGTTCCCAATCTTCGCCGCCGACCATCGATTTCCCCAATCTGCCTGCAAATAATGAGGGTTTACTAAAGCATTCGCGCCAAGCCTGAACGCGCGCGACTAATCCGGCTCCCGGTGGCAAACTTAATATTTTTGGGTTGTATTGTTGGGGCTGGGTGTCGCGTTCTCGGATAGCCAAAAAACCGATTATGTTCTCAAAATTTTCTGGCGGTGGGACTTCAAAGGCGGGATGAATTTGTCCGCCATAAGCACCTGCACGGGGATGTTCTCGACCAAAACTCAGGGCTTCAGCCACCCAATTCGGAGCGACTAAATTATCGTCGTCGATAAATCCAAGAAAGGTTCCTTTGGCTTCATTTATGGCGCGCTGGCGGGCATAAGCGAGGCCTTGTTCGGGTTCAAAATGATATTGTAAGGGAAAGGGATAAGACCAGTGAGTTTGAAATTCTTGGACGATTTGTGCTGTATTATCGCTACTGTTGTTATCAATAACGAGTATTTCCCAAGCAATATTTTCCGTCCCAATCTGTGCTTTCAGTTTTTCGATGACTTCGCTCAGGCGACTAGCACCGTTATAAGTGGGAATGGCTACGGTGAAATCCATTATCGTTTTAACGATTGTTTCCAGAGGTAAAAAGGACTGACAATACTACTGCGTAAAAATTCCATTTCGCAGGCGGCAACGGTATCGCGATCGAGTTGTTGGTGATGTTTTAAAAAATAGATTGTGGCTTTACCGATATCTCGAGCGAGACCGAGGGGAAATAATAGAGGTCTTTGCCAGGGTTTAAGGCGTAACATTCGGATGTAGTGGCGCGCGAGTCCGGTACTGCGCACGAGATAGAGGAGGTAATCTCGCGTCAGGCGATCGCGCGGGATTTGATGGTACAGTTCCATTTCGGGGTTGTACCAAATTTCCCAACCGGCATTTTGAATGTGCATGATGACTTCTAAGTCTTCGCTGTTGAGAATCGACTCGCGGGTTCGCCCGGTTAAAAAAGGTTTTTTCGGCGCGCAATCCTGCCAAACCTGACGGCGCACGACTAATCCGGCGGAGGGGGGCAGTAATTTCATCTGCCGTTGGTAGATGTGGGGCGCGGTTCCGCGTTCGACGATGGCGAGGAAAGTGGCGATGCGATCGAAGCCTTCGGGGGGTTCGATTTCATAGTTGGCGCGCACTCGAGAACCGTAAGCGCCAGCGCGAGGATGAGTTTTCCCGAAGTTAACCGCCGCTGCTACCCAGTGGGGATCGGGAAGGGTATCGTCATCGAGAAACCCAATAAGTTCGCCCCGAGCTTCGCGAACGGCTTTAATGCGGGCAAAGGCAGCACCTTGCTGCGGTTCAGTGGCAAACCGCAAACAAGAAGGCGCGGGCCAGGTTTTTTGGGCTTCGTGGAGGAGGGCTAGGGTATTGTCGGTGCTGTTGTTGTCGATCGCGAGGATTTCCCAGGATAACGATTCCGTCTCGACTTGTTGGCGCAGTTTCTCCAGGAGTATGGGTAAGCGCGTTACTCCGTTGTAGGTCGGAATGGCAACGGTTAGGTCGAGAGGTATCATGGCTATTCCAGGTTCCAAGCAAGGTTTGAGGCTGGCAATCGAGCAACTCTAGTTTCAATCTCTCGGAATGAGAGTATTTTTTAAGTCAAGCTGTCAACAATTTCTCGCAGGGACGCGATCGCTTGGCGCTGATATTCGCTGGTTTCCCGAGCGCTATTGCTCGCCTCAGAAATGGTATCGAGCTTGCTGTTGGCTTGACTGACGCGATCTTGCAGGGATTGTAAAATCTCTTGGGTACAATGGACGGCGGCCCAGAGTTCGGCGGTACTGATTTGTTGTTGCAACCAGTCTGCCTCGATCTGTTGCAGTTCTTGCTGCTGGCGATCGCGATCGCTCGTTTGTTCGGCTAGGGTTGCCTCGAGAGGCTGTACGCTGTCGCGCATTTCTTCGACTCGCGCTTGGCTGGCTTGCAGGCTTTCCTGCTGCTGTTCCTTCTGCGCTTCTAGCTTGGCTAGCACCGGTCTGAGGTCGATTTGCTGGCCCTCGCCGCTATCGGTTCCGGCAATTCCTTGTCGCCGTTGCAATACGCGCAAGTGCTGGCTTAAAATCGATTCGCGTTCTTGTACTTCGCGCCGCTGATCCACGAGAGCCGCATCGAGCATTTTATAGCGATCGCGCGCATCGCTCAGTTCTTGTTCCAGGTTGATGCGATCGTACTCGCTCGCATTCCCTAATTTCTGCTCTAACTCCTCAATTTCCTGCCGCTCTGCCGTTAATTCTTCTTCTTGCTCGTTGACAAATTGCGCGACTTGTGATAGGTCTTTCTGCAAAGTATCCGCTTTTTCTTGAAGTTCTCCCAGCGGCATTGTTTCCAAAGCGGCAATATCGACGACGGCTTGTTCGCTGCCGCTGGAAGCAGCACCGGCTGCCAAGCGGGAGAGCATTTCGTAGAGCGCTTGGGTCGCTTGCTGACCTTCCTGCAAAACTTTCAGCGATTCTTGTTCGATCGCGAAAGCTTTTTGCTTCTCCTGTAAAGCGCTGCGAGTCTCCTCGAAGGCAGCCGTCGTTTCCTGAAGTTTCTGACGGCGGTTGCTGAGGTCTTCAGCTTGGCGATCGAGGGCGGCTTGACTTTCGGTTGCGCGGGCGCGTTTGGCTTCTAAGTCCTGCCATTGCGCGTCTACGTCGGCTTGCTGCTCGCTAAAGAGGTCGAAGGTCGCTTCCAATTCGGCTTGCAGCGCTTCCGTTCCCCCCGTCGTCGTTTCCAGATAGGAGACTAATTCCAGAAGCCGAGCGGCGCGATCGCTATCCAACGCCGCTCCGGTTGCCGGTTGAACTTCGCCTTGTTGCTCCTCAAGCTTGCGCTGTTCGCCACGCAGGTGTTCCCAAGCTTGTTCGAGTTCGTTCGTTTTGCGGGAGAGTTCTTCTTGTAGGCGATCGGCTTCGGCTTTCGCCGCGTCTGCCGCTTGCAGCTTGTCCTCAACCCCTTGGACTTCTTCGCGGAGTTGTTCGAGTTGCGTCAGTTCCGCCTCCAACTCCATTTCTCGTTGATTCAACTCTTGAGCTTGAATCGTCAACGACTGATTCCAAGCCTCAATTTCCTCATCCTTCTCCTTTTGACCGACCAACAACTTCGAGAAATTCTCGAGCAAACTGACTAAGCTCGGCCCGCCCGGTTTCGGCGCGCCCTGAATGCGGTTGCCGCCGATCTCAACCATAACCAGAGCGCCATTTTCATAGCTCGCAACTTCCTCGCCCGGGACGATTTCCTCTCCTGGAACCGCGCTCCAAGTGCGATCGTTGCGCTGGCAAGCCAAGAGCTTAAGCTCGGTGGCTGCCTTGCCCATGAATCCACCTTTTTGCTTTCTGACTTCTGCAAGATACAGCACGCTGACGATCCCCTTGATGTATGCTGGATACCTAATACGTCAATAATGACTTACAAGATGCGATTTCAACCACCGACGGTTATTTACTTTAGGCAGCGGCACGATTTATTTTACTCAATCGGTGGGATGTGCGATCGTTCGCAGGAGCCGCAATCTTCAATTTAGCATTTCCCGGATTTGCAGCCAACGGTTGCTGTCACTTTTTCAGTTTTAGTTTCACCCGATCTTCAGAACGCCTTCAATTCTTCGTATGCAGGGAACCCTTAACGAAATCGATATCCGCAGTATCCTGCAACTGATTGAACTCGGTCAGCGCACGGGAGAATTATTCGTCGAAGCCCATAGCGGACTGACGAATACAGC containing:
- the hpsE gene encoding hormogonium polysaccharide biosynthesis glycosyltransferase HpsE, whose amino-acid sequence is MIPLDLTVAIPTYNGVTRLPILLEKLRQQVETESLSWEILAIDNNSTDNTLALLHEAQKTWPAPSCLRFATEPQQGAAFARIKAVREARGELIGFLDDDTLPDPHWVAAAVNFGKTHPRAGAYGSRVRANYEIEPPEGFDRIATFLAIVERGTAPHIYQRQMKLLPPSAGLVVRRQVWQDCAPKKPFLTGRTRESILNSEDLEVIMHIQNAGWEIWYNPEMELYHQIPRDRLTRDYLLYLVRSTGLARHYIRMLRLKPWQRPLLFPLGLARDIGKATIYFLKHHQQLDRDTVAACEMEFLRSSIVSPFYLWKQSLKR
- the hpsE gene encoding hormogonium polysaccharide biosynthesis glycosyltransferase HpsE, which gives rise to MDFTVAIPTYNGASRLSEVIEKLKAQIGTENIAWEILVIDNNSSDNTAQIVQEFQTHWSYPFPLQYHFEPEQGLAYARQRAINEAKGTFLGFIDDDNLVAPNWVAEALSFGREHPRAGAYGGQIHPAFEVPPPENFENIIGFLAIRERDTQPQQYNPKILSLPPGAGLVARVQAWRECFSKPSLFAGRLGKSMVGGEDWEPLIYMHKAGWEIWYAPNLHLDHKIPASRLSEDYLLSLIHGSCLCFYPLRLLQASPTEQPALLARTVLGNWLKAASYYLKNRRKLKTDLVAKCELQIYWSRALSPFYFFKQRYL
- the hmpF gene encoding pilus motility taxis protein HmpF; protein product: MLYLAEVRKQKGGFMGKAATELKLLACQRNDRTWSAVPGEEIVPGEEVASYENGALVMVEIGGNRIQGAPKPGGPSLVSLLENFSKLLVGQKEKDEEIEAWNQSLTIQAQELNQREMELEAELTQLEQLREEVQGVEDKLQAADAAKAEADRLQEELSRKTNELEQAWEHLRGEQRKLEEQQGEVQPATGAALDSDRAARLLELVSYLETTTGGTEALQAELEATFDLFSEQQADVDAQWQDLEAKRARATESQAALDRQAEDLSNRRQKLQETTAAFEETRSALQEKQKAFAIEQESLKVLQEGQQATQALYEMLSRLAAGAASSGSEQAVVDIAALETMPLGELQEKADTLQKDLSQVAQFVNEQEEELTAERQEIEELEQKLGNASEYDRINLEQELSDARDRYKMLDAALVDQRREVQERESILSQHLRVLQRRQGIAGTDSGEGQQIDLRPVLAKLEAQKEQQQESLQASQARVEEMRDSVQPLEATLAEQTSDRDRQQQELQQIEADWLQQQISTAELWAAVHCTQEILQSLQDRVSQANSKLDTISEASNSARETSEYQRQAIASLREIVDSLT